CAGGTCGCTGCAGGCCGGCGGCGAGTTCGTCGACGAGGCGACCCCCGGCGGCCTGCTCGGCGTCGGCACCGGCCTCGACCCCTCGATCACGAAGGGCGACGCCCTGGCCGGCCAGGTCGCCGGCCCGCCGGGCACGCTCCCGCCGGTCCACCAGCAGTTCGAGATGGACGTCGAACTGCTCGAGCGGATCGTCGGCGAGGACGGCGGCGAGGTCGAGGAGATCTCCACCGGCGAACCCCTGATGCTGACGATCGGTACCGCGACGACGGTCGGGTCGGTTACCTCCGCGCGCGGCGGCGAGTGCGAGGTCGCGCTCAAGCGGCCGGTCTGCGCCCGCGAGGGTGCCAAGATCGCCATCAACCGGCGCGTCGGCGCCCGCTGGCGGCTCATCGGCGTCGGCACGCTGCGGGGATGATCGTCCTGGACACGAACGCGCTCATGATGCCCGTCGAATGCGACGTCCGCGTGTTCGAGGAACTCCAGCGGCTGGGGTTCTCGGACTACGTGATTCCATCGGCCGTCGAGGCCGAACTCGAGAAGCTCGCCGACGGTGCGGGGGAGGAAGCCGTCGCCGCGAGCGTCGGTCTGGATCTCGCGGATCGCTGTGCCGTCCGGGAGACCGCAGCCGACTACGCGGACGACGCCGTCCTGGAACTGGCGACGGGCACCGACGTCTCCCACGCCGTCACGAACGACCAGCCCCTCAGAGACCGCCTGCTGGATCGTGGCGTTCCAGTAATTGGTTTAAGGGGCCAGAACAAACTCGCCACCACTCAACCATAGCATGTACAAACGGGTACGACTTCGCGACACGGTCGAGGTGCCGCCGGAGCACCTCGCTGACGTGACGCCTGATCTCGTCAAGAAGCTACTGCAGGACAAACTCGAGGGCCGCATGGACGAGGACGTCGGCTCCGTCGTGAGCGTCATCGACGTCCACGACATCGGCGAGGGCGCCGTCCTCCCCGGGGAGGAGGGCGTCTACTTCGACGCCGAGTTCGACGCGCTGACCTTCGACCCCAAGATGCAGGAGGTCGTCGACGGCGAGGTCGTCGAGGTGGTCAACTTCGGCGCCTTCGTGGGCATCGGCCCCGTCGACGGGCTGTTGCACGTCTCGCAGATCTCCGACGAGTACCTCGCCTACGACGAGGAGGGCCAGCAGCTGGCCTCCCGGGAGTCCAACCGGACCCTGGGGGTCGGCGACGCGGTCCGCACGCGCATCGTGACCAAGAGCATCGACGAGCGCAACCCCCGCGACTCGAAGATCGGCCTCACGGCCAAGCAGGTCGGCCTCGGCAAGCACGGCTGGCTCCAGGAGGAGCGCGAGCGGCGCCAGGCCCAGGCGGAAGCCGGTGATACCTGATGGCGAACCGACTGGTCTGTCGCGACTGTCACCGCGTGCAGGACGCTGACGAGGAGGAGGCCTGCGTCGCCTGCGGGTCGACCTCGCTGACGGAGGACTGGGCCGGCTACGTCGTCATCGCCCATCCCGAGGAGTCGGAGATCGCCAGCGAGATGGAAGTCACCGAACCGGGCCAGTACGCGCTGAAAGTCCGCTAACGTGTCCGACGTCGTCCTGGAACTGCCGGGGGAGCTCCGCTCCGAGCTGAAGGCGCCCTTCGGTCCGATCTACACCGACGCCGACGCGCTGCTCGCTGACGCCGGCGAGCCCCTCGTCGCCGTCGGCGACATCGTCACCTACCACCTGCTGGAGGCGGGCCGCGTCCCGTCGGTCGCGTTCGTCGACGAGCGGACCAAGCGGGCAGACGTCGATCCGGAGGTCCGCGAGGCCATCGAGGCCCGGCGGAGCGGAACGAGCGCGAGCGCGGGAGACGACAGGCAAGAGCCGTTCGGCTTCGAGCGCGAGCGAACCGTCGACAACCCGCCGGCGACGCTGACCGCCGACCTGCTCGCGGCGCTCGCCGACGGACTGGCCGAGGGCGACAGGACGCTGATCCGCGTCGACGGCGAGGAGGACCTCGCGACGCTGCCGGCGGTGCTCGCCGTCCCCGAGGGCGGCAGCGTCGTCTACGGCCAGCCCGACGAGGGCATGGTACTCGTCACCGTCGACGCGGAGATCCGCGAGCGCGTCCGGTCGATCGTCGAGCGGATGGACGGGGAGCCGGGCCGCGCGACGGCGATTCTCGACGGATCCTGAGTTCCTATCGGGCGTCAGACCGGTAGCGGCGTCTCGCGCCGCGGCGGCGCCACCGCCCGGAGACCGGCTCCGAGGAGGAAGCCGAGCCCGCCGAAGAGGCCCCCGTACAGGAACGCCATCTCGAGGGGAAACGTGGCCGAGTAGTGGAGCTCGATCGGCGCCGTCGCGTGGTTGACCGCCCAGCCGGCGACCGGGCCGCCGGCCAGGAGCAGCGTCGGTACCAGACCGGCGTCGACGGCCGCGCTCGCGACCGCGAGGCCGACGAGCGCGCCGCCGAAGAGGTAGAACGCGGCGCCCAGCGACCCGTCGTAGGTCGGGAGCGCCTGCTCGATCTCCAGGTACGCGTTCGTCGCCGCCACCCAGCGAGCACTGGCAATTGTCGCCAGCGCGGCGGCGACCACTGCCGGAATCGCCCGCGAGGGGCGGCCGACGAGTAGCGAACGGACGTCTGTTGCGTTCGGTAGCATGCGTGTGACGCGTAGACAGGATGGGAGAAAAGCCTATAGAACGGTCAAACAGCGGTTTCATCGACCGGTCTGACAGCAGTGCGCCGGACTCACCTGAGCACGTGCACGTGCCTGACCAGCGACCGGTGGACCCGGCGCTCGAAGCGGGACTCGACCGTCCAGCCCGCCGCTTCGGCGGCCTCGGTCCAGTTGCGGTCGGCCACGAGGACGCCCCGCGGCGCGACCCTGGCGGCCTCCGCGAGCGCGCCGGCGACGACGTCTGCCAGGTCCCCCTCGATGCGGGACTGGCGACCGTAGGGGGCGTCGAAGACGACGGCGTCGGCCGCGCCGTCGCGCAGCGGGAGGGCGGTGGCGTCGGCCCGCGCGACGTGGAAGTCGTCCACGTACGCGTCGAGGTTCTCGCGTGACCCGCGGACCATCTTCCACTGGGCGTCGGTGCCGACGACGCTGGCGCCGACGAGGCCCGCCTCGACGAGGACGCCGCCGGTGCCGCACATCGGGTCGACGACGCGGCGGCCCTCGCGCGCGCCGGCCACGTTGACCAGCGCGCGGGCCTCCATCGGGTCCATGCTGCCGGGCTGGAAGAAGGGTCGCTCGGTGGGGGCCGGCGCGAAGTCCCGGCGGGTCTCGGCGGCGAGCCAGCCCAGGGCGCAGATGCCGTCGGCGTCGTCGGGGACGTCGCTGGCGTCGCGGACGTCGTCGACCGCGTCCGCTCCGGTGTTCGGGGCGTCGCCCGCGGCGAACAGCGCGCGCAGCTCGTGGTCGGGATCGTCGAGGTCCACGTCGAAGCCGCGGTCGACCAGGACGCTCCCGAGTTCGCGCTCGACGCGCTGGGTGTCGACACCGGCCGTCGAGCGGACGTCGACGGCTCGCACCGCGACGGTGCCCGCGCGGTCGACGGCGGCGGCGTCGAGCGCCGCGCGCGCGCTCGCGACGTCGGAGTCGCAGGTGGCGACGAGTTCGCTCGCGCGGTGGACGTACGCGAGCCGCGGGAACCGCTCCGAGAGGCCGCGTGCCGTCGCCAGACCCGATGCCAGCGCGGTCACGTCGCTGGCGGCGCTCTCGGCTTCCCGGACCGCGAAGGCGTCGTCCTGACCGGCAAGTTCGAGGACGTACACACCCGTGGTGGGGGTGTCGAGGGGTTTCAGCGTGCCGGTGGCCGACGGCGAGACCCCCGTTCGGCCGGCGGCGACCGCCGGGCGCTCCGGCCCCCTCGATCGACGGACGCCGGCGGTGCGACGCCACAGTTTGCCGACCTGTCAGCACGTGCCATCAACCTTTATAAACCTTAAATACGTGCTTTAAGTCGAGACATGGTTGACCCCAAGGAGACAATTAATATCGAAAACGTCGTCGCCTCGACCGGCATCGGCCAGGAACTCGATCTGCAGAGCGTGGCCATGGACCTGGAGGGGGCCGACTACGATCCCGAGCAGTTCCCCGGACTCGTCTACCGCACGCAGGACCCGAAGTCTGCCGCTCTCATCTTCCGCTCCGGCAAGATCGTCTGCACGGGTGCCAAGAGCACCGACGACGTCCACGAGAGCCTGCGGATCGTCTTCGACAAGCTCCGCGATCTGAACATCCAGGTCGACGAGGATCCTGAAATCGTCGTCCAGAACATCGTCACCTCCGCCGACCTGGGGCGGACGCTCAACCTCAACGCCATCGCCATCGGGCTGGGGCTGGAGAACATCGAGTACGAACCCGAGCAGTTCCCCGGACTCGTCTACCGGCTCGACGAGCCGGACGTCGTCGCGCTGCTGTTCGGCTCGGGCAAGCTGGTCATCACGGGCGGGAAGAAGCCCGAGGACGCCGAGGAGGCCGTCGACAAGATCGTCTCCCGGCTCGAGGACCTGGGCCTGCTGGAGTAGTTCCCGGGCGTCCACGCCTCGTCTCTGTTCGACCGTACAGCGCCGCTGCGGGCTCCCCGGCCGTCTAGAGGTCCCGCGAGTCCGTCAGGTTCCTGACTTCCCCGCCGCAGTCCGGGCACACCCGATCGCTCGGCGAGGTGACGCGGGTGCCGCAGCCGACACATTCGAACTCCTCTGACGCCGGACCGTCGACGTTCGATCGCATATCCGATCCGCCGTTCACTGTTCTTCCTGTCAACTTCGGTCCTTGTACACGAAGTACTGTATTATCGAACGATCGTCCACACGACTGCCCTCGTGCGATTCCGGCCTGCGACGCTTTTGAGGGCCGCCGGAGCCGTTCCCGACGCGACTGACGATTTCTGAAATACGGGTGGGAATCTGGACGAACGTGGGAGTTAGATACAGGTAACCCGCCCTCGTATTGGGTGATGACGATGATCGAGTACGAATGCCGGAACTGCGGTGGCGTGACCGAGCGGGGACCGCTGTCGGTGACCTGTCCCAGGTGCGGCGGCCCGCTGCGGCGGCGCGCCGGCGGTGCAGAAGGATAACGGACAAATCG
This genomic interval from Halomicrobium urmianum contains the following:
- a CDS encoding DNA-directed RNA polymerase, with amino-acid sequence MYKRVRLRDTVEVPPEHLADVTPDLVKKLLQDKLEGRMDEDVGSVVSVIDVHDIGEGAVLPGEEGVYFDAEFDALTFDPKMQEVVDGEVVEVVNFGAFVGIGPVDGLLHVSQISDEYLAYDEEGQQLASRESNRTLGVGDAVRTRIVTKSIDERNPRDSKIGLTAKQVGLGKHGWLQEERERRQAQAEAGDT
- a CDS encoding twitching motility protein PilT — its product is MIVLDTNALMMPVECDVRVFEELQRLGFSDYVIPSAVEAELEKLADGAGEEAVAASVGLDLADRCAVRETAADYADDAVLELATGTDVSHAVTNDQPLRDRLLDRGVPVIGLRGQNKLATTQP
- the spt4 gene encoding transcription elongation factor subunit Spt4 → MMANRLVCRDCHRVQDADEEEACVACGSTSLTEDWAGYVVIAHPEESEIASEMEVTEPGQYALKVR
- a CDS encoding methyltransferase domain-containing protein, which gives rise to MYVLELAGQDDAFAVREAESAASDVTALASGLATARGLSERFPRLAYVHRASELVATCDSDVASARAALDAAAVDRAGTVAVRAVDVRSTAGVDTQRVERELGSVLVDRGFDVDLDDPDHELRALFAAGDAPNTGADAVDDVRDASDVPDDADGICALGWLAAETRRDFAPAPTERPFFQPGSMDPMEARALVNVAGAREGRRVVDPMCGTGGVLVEAGLVGASVVGTDAQWKMVRGSRENLDAYVDDFHVARADATALPLRDGAADAVVFDAPYGRQSRIEGDLADVVAGALAEAARVAPRGVLVADRNWTEAAEAAGWTVESRFERRVHRSLVRHVHVLR
- a CDS encoding GTP-dependent dephospho-CoA kinase family protein, translated to MSDVVLELPGELRSELKAPFGPIYTDADALLADAGEPLVAVGDIVTYHLLEAGRVPSVAFVDERTKRADVDPEVREAIEARRSGTSASAGDDRQEPFGFERERTVDNPPATLTADLLAALADGLAEGDRTLIRVDGEEDLATLPAVLAVPEGGSVVYGQPDEGMVLVTVDAEIRERVRSIVERMDGEPGRATAILDGS
- a CDS encoding TATA-box-binding protein, whose product is MVDPKETINIENVVASTGIGQELDLQSVAMDLEGADYDPEQFPGLVYRTQDPKSAALIFRSGKIVCTGAKSTDDVHESLRIVFDKLRDLNIQVDEDPEIVVQNIVTSADLGRTLNLNAIAIGLGLENIEYEPEQFPGLVYRLDEPDVVALLFGSGKLVITGGKKPEDAEEAVDKIVSRLEDLGLLE
- a CDS encoding rubrerythrin-like domain-containing protein; protein product: MRSNVDGPASEEFECVGCGTRVTSPSDRVCPDCGGEVRNLTDSRDL
- a CDS encoding rubrerythrin-like domain-containing protein, with product MIEYECRNCGGVTERGPLSVTCPRCGGPLRRRAGGAEG